The Sorangiineae bacterium MSr11954 DNA segment CATGATTCGAGCTCGTCGAGGGACGCGGGCGCCTGCTCCTGAATGTCGCTGAAGGCGCGAAATCGCTCCAAGTAGTCGGCGTGCGCGCGCTCCCAGGCCACATCGTCCGGCGGGCCCCAGCGCAAGGTGTACTCGGGGGAGCCGGGATAGGCGAAGAGCGGCACCGGATCGTTGGACCAAACGCCGCCGCGCGATAGATCGTCGCGCCAGCGCGCGAGCTCCTGGGGATCGTCGAACTTTCCGTCGAGCAGGTTGGCCTGCACGAAGGCGACGTGGCGCTTGGCCAAGAGCAGGAGCTCGGTGAGCTCGGGGGTCGAGAGCTTGCAGCGCTTGGCGAGGAGCGAGCGGCCCTGCGGCGAGATGCTCTCCACGCCCGCCTCGATCGATACGCACCCCGCGGCGCCCAGCAAGGCGAGCATCTCCTTCGACCAATTGTCGATGCGCATCTGGACCCCGAAGGCGATACGGCGCGGGATCAGCGCCTCGAGCAGCGGGCGATCGGGGACGAAGATCTCGTCGATGAAATAGATGTATCGAACGCCCTGTGCGACGAGGCGGTCGACCTCCTCGAGCACCACGTGGAGCGGGCGCTTGCGAAACCGGTCTCGAAAGTTGTCCTTCGCGCAGAAGGTGCAGTGGTACGGGCACCCGCGCGACGTCTCGACCTCGGCGCCCGGACCGTCCGGCTCCTGATCGAAGCGGTGGTGATGATGGAGGTGGGACGCGATCGTCGCGTCGGGCCATACGAGCACGGGCGAGCGGGTCATGTCGGCCGCGTGCGGCTTTCCCGAGATCACGGCGCGCCCGTCGTCTTCGCGGTAGGCGATGGAGGAGAGCTCGCGCCAGCGTTCGGGCGGGGTGGACGCGAGCTGGACGAGGATCTCTTCGCACTCACCCAAGACGGCCACGTCGGCGCCGAGCTTGCGCAAGGTGGCGCGCGGGGTGGTGGAGGCGTGCGGTCCGACGACGACCAGGTAGGGCGCGTAGTCGCGGATGGCGTCGGCCGTTCGGCGCGGGATGCGCAGCTCGGGCGGG contains these protein-coding regions:
- a CDS encoding TIGR04295 family B12-binding domain-containing radical SAM protein, which gives rise to MKVALVNPRWAFDGSIYFGCRAPHLPLEFGYSKALLEQEGHSALLIDAQLHALELDDVRSALRDFEPDMIVLTTAPSYLFWRCAPPELRIPRRTADAIRDYAPYLVVVGPHASTTPRATLRKLGADVAVLGECEEILVQLASTPPERWRELSSIAYREDDGRAVISGKPHAADMTRSPVLVWPDATIASHLHHHHRFDQEPDGPGAEVETSRGCPYHCTFCAKDNFRDRFRKRPLHVVLEEVDRLVAQGVRYIYFIDEIFVPDRPLLEALIPRRIAFGVQMRIDNWSKEMLALLGAAGCVSIEAGVESISPQGRSLLAKRCKLSTPELTELLLLAKRHVAFVQANLLDGKFDDPQELARWRDDLSRGGVWSNDPVPLFAYPGSPEYTLRWGPPDDVAWERAHADYLERFRAFSDIQEQAPASLDELES